A genomic window from Luteolibacter sp. LG18 includes:
- a CDS encoding saccharopine dehydrogenase family protein: MNKVLLIGAGGVGSVVAHKCAMVPSVFGEITLASRTKSKCDAIAAEVKKRTGRDIATAQVDADDPKQTAELIRKTGATLVVNVALPYQDLTIMEACLDAGVDYLDTANYEPKDVAKFEYSWQWALQDKWLSAGRSALLGSGFDPGVTNVFTAWALKHHFDEIHTLDIIDVNGGNHGKAFATNFNPEINIREVTAECRHWENGQFVETPPMSKHQAFTCPQGVGTYEIYRMYHEELESLVKHIPTIKRAQFWMSFSPNYLKHLEVLQNVGMTRIDPVVYQGVEIIPLQFLKAVLPDPGELGQTTKGKTCIGNVITGVKDGQPKAIYIYNICDHEACFAEVGSQAISYTTGVPAMIGAKQMLEGNWRKPGVWNMEQYDPDAFMADLNEHGLPWQFIELTQEQAAAFQVA, from the coding sequence ATGAACAAGGTTCTCCTCATCGGCGCCGGGGGCGTCGGCAGCGTCGTCGCCCACAAATGCGCCATGGTTCCCTCCGTTTTCGGGGAAATCACCCTCGCCTCCCGCACCAAATCGAAGTGCGACGCCATCGCCGCCGAGGTCAAGAAGCGCACCGGCCGGGACATCGCCACCGCCCAGGTGGACGCCGATGATCCGAAGCAGACCGCCGAGCTGATCCGCAAGACCGGCGCCACCCTGGTGGTCAACGTCGCCCTGCCCTACCAGGACCTGACCATCATGGAAGCCTGCCTGGACGCCGGGGTGGACTACCTGGACACCGCCAACTACGAGCCGAAGGACGTCGCGAAATTCGAATACTCTTGGCAATGGGCGCTCCAGGACAAGTGGCTCTCCGCCGGTCGCTCCGCTCTGCTCGGCTCCGGTTTCGACCCGGGCGTGACCAACGTTTTCACCGCCTGGGCGCTGAAGCACCACTTCGACGAGATCCACACCCTCGACATCATCGATGTGAACGGCGGCAACCACGGCAAGGCCTTCGCCACCAACTTCAATCCGGAGATCAACATCCGCGAGGTGACCGCCGAGTGCCGCCACTGGGAGAACGGCCAGTTCGTCGAAACCCCGCCGATGTCGAAGCACCAGGCCTTCACCTGCCCGCAGGGCGTCGGCACCTATGAGATCTACCGCATGTACCACGAGGAACTGGAGTCCCTCGTGAAGCACATCCCCACGATCAAGCGCGCGCAGTTCTGGATGTCGTTCTCGCCGAACTACCTGAAGCACCTCGAAGTGCTCCAGAACGTCGGCATGACCCGCATCGACCCCGTCGTTTACCAAGGCGTGGAGATCATCCCGCTCCAGTTCCTCAAGGCGGTCCTGCCGGACCCGGGCGAACTCGGCCAGACCACCAAGGGCAAGACCTGCATCGGCAATGTCATCACCGGCGTGAAGGACGGCCAGCCGAAGGCGATCTACATCTACAACATCTGCGACCACGAGGCGTGCTTCGCCGAAGTCGGCTCCCAGGCGATCTCCTACACCACCGGCGTCCCGGCGATGATCGGCGCGAAGCAGATGCTGGAAGGCAACTGGCGCAAGCCGGGCGTCTGGAACATGGAGCAGTACGATCCGGACGCGTTCATGGCCGACCTGAACGAGCACGGCCTGCCGTGGCAGTTCATCGAGCTGACCCAGGAACAGGCGGCGGCGTTCCAGGTGGCATAA
- a CDS encoding secretin N-terminal domain-containing protein has product MHAIRRILPVGLIALSSAFGQEANEAAPAPAAPLPPAVPAIPANPGNPTPAPAPANPIPGNPVIPPGGRPPRGPAAQAGQPGQVLPNQDDRPLAERKVTETINAQKITGNELADLYHKYTGRRVVVSAAAAQAEFSFVQEASVKEPLTYKQASDLLKMSALTEGFVFVPAEEGVDRLLFAGNAANNPKGLAGIYSDEDVLPDSDLVISYVMTFRYLKPEQALQVFNQVIGQVGGAYGSIAAVANASALVITENTSVIRKLIQLKEEIDKPSGESGKLFIKVQYADVTELAQTLNELLSTQQQAQRTAGIQRAENNIPQGVPGQQGGNRGNTATAAGEDTPVQIVPDPRTNRIFAMGRPVDLKFVESLIHEFDTKTDDRNFLRRRLRFLAANDFLEVAGNALNRAFTGTGTGSGGGGGAGSTGANFGGGGGGRTTGGASGGRTSGSTGSRTSATGSSSSSGGFGSSGSSGGFGGSSGSGGSSLGSSGLSDPNVSTAPQSILVGRTLLVADNITNSIIVQGPPASVEVIEKLLNQVDVKADQVMISTVFGQLTVNDNLDYGVDFLKTFGNKKTGVAGGSTPTTDTPSVPINPAALLTPANFPASNGLNIYGTIGRSYSLYLSALQATGNFTVLSRPSIYTANNKKGVISSGQQIAVPTNTYNNASSTGTTGGVQTNIEYKDVVLKLEVIPLINSENEITLQIALISDEVGANQTVGDLTVPTIITREMTTTVTVPNNQTVVLGGLIISRDRDSVSGIPILSKIPGLGKLFSSTTKDKEKSELLIFMQPSIVRADKQLDSVQDDMDRRYKIASDLRNFGDGPGSIAPPDGVPVVSDKAAAPAPAASKKSNAPADYDAQATKKPARLGRR; this is encoded by the coding sequence ATGCACGCCATTCGCCGTATTCTCCCCGTTGGCTTGATCGCGCTCTCCAGCGCCTTCGGTCAGGAAGCCAACGAGGCCGCGCCCGCCCCGGCGGCGCCCTTGCCTCCCGCTGTTCCAGCCATCCCGGCCAATCCCGGCAATCCCACGCCGGCACCGGCACCCGCCAATCCGATTCCGGGCAATCCAGTCATTCCACCAGGCGGCCGTCCACCCCGTGGTCCCGCCGCTCAGGCCGGTCAGCCCGGGCAGGTGCTGCCGAATCAGGACGACCGCCCGCTGGCCGAGCGCAAGGTGACCGAGACGATCAACGCGCAGAAGATCACCGGCAATGAGCTCGCCGACCTGTATCACAAGTATACCGGCCGCCGGGTGGTGGTTTCCGCCGCAGCCGCGCAGGCCGAGTTCTCCTTCGTGCAGGAAGCGAGCGTCAAGGAGCCGCTGACCTACAAGCAAGCCTCCGATCTTCTCAAGATGTCGGCGTTGACGGAAGGTTTCGTGTTCGTGCCCGCCGAGGAAGGCGTGGATCGCCTGCTTTTCGCCGGCAACGCGGCGAACAATCCGAAGGGATTGGCCGGGATCTACAGCGATGAGGACGTGCTGCCGGATTCCGACCTCGTCATCTCCTATGTGATGACTTTCCGCTACCTGAAGCCGGAGCAGGCGCTCCAGGTCTTCAACCAGGTGATCGGCCAGGTGGGCGGTGCCTACGGCTCGATTGCCGCGGTGGCGAATGCCTCGGCCCTCGTGATCACGGAGAACACCTCCGTCATCCGGAAGCTGATCCAGCTCAAGGAAGAGATCGACAAGCCCTCCGGTGAGTCCGGCAAGCTGTTCATCAAGGTCCAGTATGCCGACGTGACCGAGTTGGCGCAGACGCTCAACGAGCTGCTCAGCACGCAGCAGCAGGCCCAGCGCACCGCTGGCATCCAGCGTGCGGAGAACAACATTCCGCAGGGCGTCCCGGGACAGCAGGGCGGCAACCGTGGCAATACGGCCACCGCCGCGGGTGAGGACACTCCGGTCCAGATCGTTCCCGATCCCCGCACCAACCGCATCTTCGCGATGGGCCGTCCGGTGGACCTGAAGTTCGTGGAGTCCTTGATCCATGAGTTTGACACCAAGACGGACGACCGCAACTTCCTGCGCCGCCGCCTGCGTTTCCTCGCGGCGAACGATTTCCTCGAAGTGGCGGGCAATGCCCTGAACCGCGCCTTCACGGGCACTGGCACCGGCAGCGGTGGCGGCGGCGGTGCGGGCTCGACCGGCGCCAACTTCGGCGGTGGCGGCGGTGGCCGCACGACCGGTGGTGCCTCGGGTGGTCGCACCAGCGGGAGCACCGGCAGCCGCACCAGCGCGACGGGTTCCAGCAGCTCTTCGGGTGGCTTCGGCAGCAGCGGTTCTTCCGGTGGGTTCGGGGGCTCCTCCGGCAGCGGTGGCAGCTCGCTGGGTTCCTCCGGCCTCTCCGATCCGAACGTTTCCACGGCTCCGCAGTCGATCCTCGTCGGCCGCACGCTGCTGGTGGCGGACAACATCACCAACTCGATCATCGTCCAGGGCCCGCCGGCCAGCGTGGAAGTCATCGAGAAGCTCCTCAACCAGGTCGACGTGAAGGCCGACCAGGTGATGATCTCGACCGTCTTCGGCCAGCTCACCGTGAACGACAACCTCGACTACGGTGTCGATTTCCTGAAGACCTTCGGCAACAAGAAGACCGGTGTCGCCGGTGGCAGCACCCCCACCACCGACACCCCGTCGGTGCCGATCAATCCGGCCGCCCTGTTGACGCCGGCCAATTTCCCGGCCAGCAACGGTCTGAACATCTACGGCACGATCGGTCGCTCCTACAGCCTCTATCTCAGCGCCCTGCAGGCGACCGGCAACTTCACCGTGCTCTCCCGCCCGAGCATCTACACGGCGAACAACAAGAAGGGCGTCATCTCCTCCGGTCAGCAGATCGCCGTTCCGACCAACACCTACAATAATGCCAGCAGCACGGGTACCACCGGTGGCGTGCAGACCAACATCGAGTACAAGGATGTGGTGCTGAAACTGGAGGTCATCCCGCTGATCAACTCCGAGAACGAGATCACCCTCCAGATCGCGCTGATCAGCGATGAAGTGGGTGCGAACCAGACGGTGGGTGACCTCACCGTGCCGACGATCATCACCCGCGAGATGACCACCACGGTGACGGTGCCGAACAACCAGACGGTGGTGCTCGGTGGTCTGATCATCTCCCGCGACCGCGACAGCGTTTCGGGTATCCCGATCCTCAGCAAGATCCCGGGCCTCGGCAAACTCTTCTCGAGCACGACCAAGGACAAGGAGAAGTCCGAGTTGCTGATCTTCATGCAGCCCTCGATCGTCCGCGCCGACAAGCAGCTCGACTCCGTGCAGGACGACATGGACCGCCGCTACAAGATCGCTTCGGATCTCCGCAATTTCGGGGATGGCCCCGGCTCGATCGCTCCGCCGGACGGTGTGCCGGTGGTGTCCGACAAGGCTGCGGCTCCCGCTCCGGCGGCTTCGAAGAAGAGCAACGCCCCGGCGGACTACGACGCCCAGGCAACGAAGAAGCCCGCGCGCCTCGGCCGCCGCTGA
- a CDS encoding prepilin-type N-terminal cleavage/methylation domain-containing protein, translating into MKISVPKPRRKGFTMLELVLAIMLLAMLMGMVFTTSHASLALGNTVVKTQNEEMLHQAFFELLSRRFSSLPGNTRFDLKYQEGTQILSDLTLQNVPLSFNWGGGERIAKAVQISTVRRSDGYLNIVLRYYENEILEGSTQAANEPASSSIDNKPFAEIVLLEDVNYFEWQVMDGRTMEWQYDWDIQGRLPLMLELKMAFGAQGQEIRQIFWLTPKQNPEVLMRQLGQSQPRQQPTP; encoded by the coding sequence GTGAAGATTTCCGTTCCAAAACCGAGGCGCAAGGGCTTCACCATGCTGGAGCTGGTGCTGGCCATCATGCTGCTCGCCATGCTCATGGGGATGGTGTTCACGACCTCCCATGCCTCCCTGGCGCTCGGGAACACCGTCGTGAAGACCCAGAACGAGGAGATGCTCCACCAGGCGTTCTTCGAGCTTCTTTCCCGCCGGTTCTCCTCGCTGCCGGGGAACACGCGCTTCGATCTCAAGTATCAGGAGGGCACGCAGATCCTCTCCGATCTCACGCTCCAGAACGTCCCGCTGAGCTTCAACTGGGGCGGCGGCGAGCGCATTGCCAAGGCCGTGCAGATTTCCACGGTGCGGCGCAGCGACGGGTATCTCAACATCGTCCTGCGCTACTACGAGAATGAAATCCTTGAGGGCTCGACCCAGGCCGCGAATGAGCCGGCCAGTTCGAGCATCGATAACAAGCCGTTCGCCGAGATCGTGCTGCTGGAGGATGTGAACTATTTCGAATGGCAGGTCATGGATGGCCGGACCATGGAATGGCAATACGACTGGGACATCCAAGGCCGTCTCCCGCTGATGCTGGAGCTCAAGATGGCTTTCGGTGCCCAGGGGCAGGAAATCCGCCAGATCTTCTGGCTGACGCCGAAACAGAATCCGGAGGTGCTGATGCGCCAGCTCGGGCAGTCGCAGCCGAGGCAGCAACCGACGCCATGA
- a CDS encoding MBL fold metallo-hydrolase: protein MKLRFCGAAGTTTGSQHLLEINGKRILLDCGLYQGSRKHAYDVNCCFPYFDPASIDCVILSHAHIDHSGNLPNLCRKGFTGNIYATDGTRDLCQIMLADSAHIQEGDIEWLNKHRKREGLAPAEPLYTQQDAERCLRQFVTVSYDRPLPVSDGVTVTFIDAGHILGSAQVLLEIDDEADGQRKRFLFSGDVGRGGNEILRDPVPVPDVDFVLMESTYGGREHEAPPGAGDHLAGVIQAALARGGKILIPAFAVERTQQLLFMLHELFTDGRIPDMPVYVDSPLAVSATEIYRLHPECFNDEVYATLFEKQNPFGFENLTLVRSVKGSMELNGIEGRAIIIAASGMCEAGRILHHLKNNIGDPRTTVLFVGFCADHTLGRRIRDGEKEVPIFGELHRVRARIEIIDSFSGHADHSELLDWFDRTGGPKKKTWLVHGEPDHAAALREALAAKHSGSVEVARLGEWVEF, encoded by the coding sequence ATGAAACTCCGATTTTGCGGCGCGGCCGGCACCACCACGGGTTCCCAGCATCTTCTCGAAATCAATGGCAAGCGGATCCTTCTGGATTGCGGCTTGTACCAAGGCAGCCGGAAGCACGCCTACGACGTGAACTGCTGCTTCCCGTATTTCGATCCGGCGTCGATCGATTGCGTGATCCTTTCGCACGCCCATATCGATCATTCGGGCAACCTTCCGAACCTGTGCCGGAAGGGGTTCACCGGAAACATCTACGCCACCGATGGCACGCGCGACCTGTGCCAGATCATGCTGGCGGATTCCGCGCACATCCAGGAGGGGGACATCGAGTGGCTGAACAAGCATCGGAAGCGTGAGGGGCTGGCACCCGCGGAGCCCCTCTACACGCAGCAGGATGCGGAGCGGTGCCTGCGGCAGTTCGTGACGGTGAGCTACGATCGCCCCTTGCCGGTTTCGGATGGGGTGACGGTGACCTTCATCGATGCCGGCCACATCCTCGGTAGCGCGCAGGTGCTGCTGGAAATCGACGACGAGGCGGATGGCCAGCGGAAGCGGTTCCTGTTCTCCGGAGACGTGGGGCGGGGAGGGAATGAGATCCTGCGGGATCCGGTGCCGGTGCCGGACGTCGATTTCGTGCTCATGGAGAGCACCTACGGCGGTCGCGAGCACGAGGCTCCGCCGGGAGCGGGCGACCATTTGGCGGGAGTCATCCAAGCGGCACTGGCGCGGGGAGGAAAGATCCTGATCCCCGCCTTCGCGGTGGAGCGCACCCAGCAGCTTCTCTTCATGCTGCACGAACTGTTCACGGACGGGAGGATCCCGGACATGCCGGTTTATGTGGACAGCCCGCTGGCGGTGAGCGCCACGGAGATCTACCGGCTGCATCCGGAATGTTTCAATGACGAGGTTTATGCGACCTTGTTCGAAAAGCAGAATCCGTTCGGTTTCGAGAACCTGACGCTGGTCCGATCGGTGAAGGGATCGATGGAGCTGAACGGAATCGAGGGGCGGGCGATCATCATTGCCGCGTCCGGCATGTGCGAGGCGGGCCGCATTCTCCATCATCTGAAAAACAACATCGGGGACCCGCGCACGACGGTGCTGTTCGTGGGATTTTGCGCGGACCACACGCTTGGACGGCGCATCCGCGACGGGGAGAAGGAGGTGCCGATTTTCGGTGAGCTGCACCGGGTGCGGGCGAGGATCGAGATCATCGATTCGTTCTCCGGGCACGCCGATCATTCGGAATTGCTCGATTGGTTTGATCGCACGGGCGGACCGAAGAAAAAAACCTGGCTGGTACATGGCGAGCCCGATCACGCCGCGGCCCTGCGCGAGGCTTTGGCGGCCAAGCACTCCGGGAGTGTAGAGGTGGCGCGGCTCGGGGAGTGGGTGGAATTTTGA
- a CDS encoding type II secretion system protein: MISSLHKRARKGFLMLEVVLALAIFGTAAVAFVVAISRMSATAQYAQSKLRITRILESALDEALAAPTMEEGTTTTVLAEADTEVVTKVEAMQDQLQNEDGQALQEMYLITVIARWTENNQEQEQSARVWRYSRMYQP; the protein is encoded by the coding sequence ATGATCTCCAGCCTCCACAAACGCGCCCGCAAAGGCTTCCTCATGCTTGAGGTGGTCCTCGCCTTGGCCATTTTCGGCACGGCGGCGGTGGCGTTTGTCGTGGCCATCAGCCGGATGTCCGCCACCGCGCAGTATGCCCAGAGCAAGCTGCGCATCACCCGGATCTTGGAAAGCGCCCTCGACGAGGCCCTCGCCGCTCCGACCATGGAGGAGGGCACCACCACCACGGTGCTGGCGGAAGCGGACACGGAGGTGGTCACCAAGGTGGAGGCCATGCAGGACCAGCTCCAGAACGAGGACGGGCAGGCCCTGCAGGAAATGTATCTCATCACGGTCATCGCCCGGTGGACCGAGAACAACCAGGAGCAGGAGCAAAGCGCCCGGGTCTGGCGCTACTCGCGCATGTATCAACCGTGA
- a CDS encoding PLP-dependent transferase yields MSDGDSEVSTTVSTLTERVRLAHRAGTSHDDREPRDLMADPAWTEDDLGVPLPDSAHACSVCLPTWDAVVGYEEGRDKVTRRMRAGYPRFFKHPQVERLFAAARAEIALEDEHVVVLPTRGAVQRAQRWVERRAETAIRIASLSGLQALVVPQKAKQDADLYWRFSGEVVSSRQAQDFLENNLREGSKSHLIARRIAKLAGAEPEDAFIFSSGMAAVTAVLRALPGVKEGKKTLQLEFPYVDCLKIQELFGNGVVYLNDATGESFDEALQRIRQGEFAGVFTEAPSNPLLHTADLARLAAACAEGGTPFIIDDSAGGPANIQGLRFADVVTGSLTKWLSGMGDVMAGAATVRPDSPHANAFREFLAIESTETAPLYIGDAEVLLSNLKGYEERMATVNANGAELAAWLAAHPAVETVWHPSLGDTTNYDAVKAKGGGYGGLLSFVLKNQKRTPKVFDNLKVCKGPSFGTIFTLACPYTLLAHYHELEWTEDCGVPANLLRVSTGIESFETIRAAFEEALTHA; encoded by the coding sequence ATGAGTGACGGAGATTCAGAAGTATCCACCACGGTTTCGACCCTGACTGAACGCGTGCGCTTGGCGCACCGCGCCGGGACCAGCCATGACGACCGGGAGCCGCGCGACCTGATGGCGGATCCGGCATGGACCGAGGATGATCTGGGCGTGCCGTTGCCGGACTCCGCGCATGCTTGCTCGGTATGCCTGCCCACGTGGGACGCGGTCGTCGGCTATGAGGAGGGTCGCGACAAGGTGACCCGCCGCATGCGTGCCGGATACCCACGCTTTTTCAAGCACCCGCAGGTCGAGCGTCTCTTCGCCGCGGCGAGGGCCGAGATCGCGCTGGAAGACGAGCACGTGGTGGTGTTGCCGACCCGCGGGGCGGTGCAGCGCGCCCAGCGTTGGGTGGAACGCCGCGCCGAGACCGCGATCCGCATCGCCAGTCTCAGCGGCCTGCAGGCGCTGGTGGTGCCGCAGAAGGCGAAGCAGGATGCCGACCTCTACTGGCGCTTTTCCGGCGAGGTGGTGAGCAGCCGCCAAGCTCAGGATTTCCTGGAGAACAATCTCCGCGAGGGCTCGAAGTCCCATCTCATCGCGCGCCGCATCGCCAAGCTGGCGGGGGCGGAGCCGGAGGATGCCTTCATCTTCTCCAGCGGCATGGCCGCGGTGACTGCGGTGCTGCGAGCGCTGCCGGGGGTGAAGGAGGGCAAGAAGACGCTGCAACTGGAGTTCCCGTATGTCGATTGCCTGAAGATCCAGGAGCTTTTCGGAAACGGCGTGGTGTATCTCAACGATGCCACCGGCGAGTCGTTCGACGAGGCGCTGCAGCGCATCCGCCAAGGTGAGTTCGCGGGCGTTTTCACGGAGGCTCCGAGCAACCCGCTGCTGCATACCGCGGACCTCGCCCGCCTCGCCGCCGCTTGCGCGGAGGGTGGCACTCCCTTCATCATCGATGATTCCGCGGGCGGGCCTGCGAACATTCAGGGCCTGCGTTTCGCCGATGTGGTGACGGGCAGCCTCACCAAGTGGCTTTCCGGCATGGGCGACGTGATGGCCGGTGCGGCCACCGTGCGTCCGGATTCCCCACATGCGAATGCGTTCCGCGAGTTCCTCGCCATCGAGTCCACGGAGACCGCTCCGCTTTACATCGGCGATGCCGAGGTGCTGCTTTCGAACCTGAAGGGCTACGAGGAGCGCATGGCGACGGTGAATGCCAACGGTGCGGAACTGGCCGCTTGGCTGGCCGCACATCCCGCCGTGGAAACGGTGTGGCACCCCTCGCTGGGCGACACGACGAACTACGACGCGGTGAAGGCCAAGGGCGGCGGCTACGGCGGCCTGCTCTCCTTCGTGCTGAAGAACCAGAAGCGCACGCCGAAGGTCTTCGACAACCTCAAGGTGTGCAAGGGCCCGAGCTTCGGCACGATCTTCACGCTGGCCTGCCCCTACACGCTGCTCGCGCACTACCACGAGCTGGAGTGGACGGAGGACTGCGGCGTGCCCGCGAACCTGCTGCGCGTCTCGACCGGCATCGAGTCGTTCGAAACGATCCGCGCGGCGTTCGAGGAAGCGCTCACGCACGCCTGA
- a CDS encoding aldehyde dehydrogenase family protein, with translation MLTFLHSLGIEGHHAGVFDGTWHGSGPEVASVSPIDGRVIARIQQATAGDCKEALARAQEAFQAWREVPAPVRGKTVRRIGNALRAAKEDLARLITLETGKILAEAEGEVQEMIDICDFATGLSRQLHGLTIASERPAHRLMEQWHPLGPIGVITAFNFPTAVWSWNAALAAVCGDAVLWKPSHRAPLCAIATTRLVERVCKGTGANPAIFTLLCGSGDIAGDAIVKDPRVPLVSATGSCTMGRRIAATVHARLGRTLLELGGNNAVIVTPTADLDLAVRAIFFGAIGTAGQRCTTTRRVIVHESIETALRERLLKAYSSLRIGNPLDRSTVMGPVIHPDAVAALMQAKRRIIDEGGEILHGGESLPLLGPCYVSPCLARSHPDMPVVREEVFAPLLHLLSYRDFEDAIACQNAVPQGLSSAIFTNDFREAERFLSARGSDCGIANVNAGTSGAEIGGAFGGEKDTGGGRESGSDAWKNYMRRQTSTLNHGTTLPLAQGIQFGDPS, from the coding sequence ATGCTCACCTTCCTCCATTCCCTCGGCATCGAAGGCCACCATGCCGGTGTGTTCGATGGCACGTGGCATGGCAGCGGACCGGAGGTGGCATCCGTCTCTCCCATCGATGGCCGCGTCATCGCTCGCATCCAGCAAGCCACCGCCGGGGATTGCAAGGAAGCCCTCGCCCGCGCCCAGGAGGCCTTCCAAGCCTGGCGCGAGGTGCCCGCCCCGGTCCGCGGCAAAACCGTCCGACGCATCGGCAACGCGCTGCGGGCTGCAAAGGAAGATCTCGCCCGCCTGATCACGCTGGAAACCGGCAAGATCCTCGCGGAAGCGGAGGGCGAAGTGCAGGAGATGATCGACATCTGCGACTTCGCGACCGGCCTTTCCCGGCAACTCCACGGCCTCACCATTGCCTCGGAACGCCCCGCCCATCGCCTCATGGAGCAATGGCATCCGCTCGGCCCCATCGGCGTGATCACCGCGTTCAATTTCCCCACCGCCGTCTGGTCGTGGAACGCCGCGCTGGCCGCCGTATGCGGCGATGCCGTGCTGTGGAAGCCGTCCCACCGGGCTCCGCTTTGCGCGATCGCCACCACACGGTTGGTCGAACGCGTCTGCAAAGGCACGGGCGCGAATCCCGCCATCTTCACCCTGCTCTGCGGCTCCGGGGACATCGCGGGCGATGCCATCGTGAAGGATCCGCGCGTGCCGCTCGTCTCCGCCACCGGCTCGTGCACGATGGGTCGCCGGATCGCCGCCACCGTCCACGCCCGGCTCGGTCGCACGCTTCTCGAACTCGGCGGCAACAATGCCGTGATCGTCACGCCTACCGCGGATCTCGATCTCGCCGTGCGCGCGATCTTCTTCGGCGCGATCGGCACCGCTGGCCAACGCTGCACCACCACCCGCCGCGTGATCGTCCACGAATCCATTGAAACCGCCCTCCGCGAACGCCTGCTGAAGGCTTACTCCTCTCTGCGCATCGGCAATCCCCTCGACCGCTCCACGGTGATGGGCCCGGTCATCCATCCGGATGCCGTGGCAGCGTTAATGCAGGCGAAACGCCGGATCATCGATGAAGGCGGAGAGATTCTCCACGGCGGCGAATCTCTTCCGCTGCTCGGTCCCTGCTATGTGTCCCCCTGCCTCGCCCGTTCCCACCCGGACATGCCGGTGGTGCGCGAGGAGGTCTTCGCTCCCCTGCTCCACCTCCTGTCCTATCGCGATTTCGAAGACGCCATCGCCTGCCAGAACGCGGTTCCCCAGGGATTGAGCTCTGCCATTTTCACCAACGACTTCCGCGAGGCCGAGCGTTTCCTGAGCGCCCGCGGCAGCGATTGCGGCATCGCCAATGTGAACGCCGGCACCAGCGGAGCGGAGATCGGCGGAGCCTTCGGTGGCGAGAAGGACACCGGTGGCGGTCGCGAAAGCGGCAGCGATGCCTGGAAAAACTACATGCGGCGCCAGACCAGCACCCTCAACCACGGAACCACCCTGCCGCTGGCACAGGGCATCCAGTTCGGAGATCCATCATGA
- the gspG gene encoding type II secretion system major pseudopilin GspG, whose amino-acid sequence MKTTRPNRQIRRKGFTLLEMVIVLGIIAMILGGAIFAMKGIGNQAKITQTTADMKSLGSSLEMYKINAGNYPTTQEGLDALVHRPASARKWAQTMTAVPTDPWKNQYGYKFPGRKKPAEFEIISKGPDGIEGTEDDLSSQDD is encoded by the coding sequence ATGAAAACCACCCGCCCCAACCGCCAGATCCGCCGCAAAGGCTTCACCCTCCTTGAAATGGTCATCGTTCTCGGGATCATCGCGATGATCCTCGGGGGGGCCATTTTCGCCATGAAGGGCATCGGCAACCAGGCCAAAATCACCCAGACGACCGCCGACATGAAGTCGCTCGGCTCCTCGCTGGAGATGTACAAGATCAACGCCGGCAACTATCCCACGACTCAGGAAGGCCTCGATGCCCTGGTGCACCGTCCGGCCAGCGCCCGCAAGTGGGCCCAGACCATGACCGCGGTGCCGACCGACCCGTGGAAGAATCAGTATGGTTACAAGTTCCCGGGCCGCAAGAAGCCGGCCGAGTTCGAAATCATCAGCAAGGGCCCGGACGGCATCGAAGGAACGGAAGATGACCTCAGCAGCCAGGACGACTAA